In a single window of the Methanocella sp. genome:
- a CDS encoding DUF504 domain-containing protein, which yields MVTPRDVLNRLKWKEGESIDEALIFYIHRGAPGDSKAVSGADIAALEGFCFELGTGACIPYHRVYKITYRGKTVFERYKKRADE from the coding sequence ATGGTCACTCCCCGGGACGTCCTCAATCGTCTAAAGTGGAAAGAGGGCGAGAGCATCGACGAAGCCCTTATCTTTTACATACACCGGGGAGCGCCAGGAGACTCGAAAGCCGTATCGGGAGCCGATATCGCCGCCCTCGAAGGGTTCTGCTTCGAGCTCGGCACGGGCGCGTGCATTCCCTACCACAGAGTTTACAAAATAACCTACCGGGGTAAGACCGTCTTCGAACGATACAAAAAGAGGGCGGACGAATGA
- a CDS encoding carboxymuconolactone decarboxylase family protein, with protein sequence MPYKEFEVFTKRTGYVPQLLELIKDTDPEMFETISKLDEVILKDGAVSEKNKRLIAMCMSAQMQCEKCVDVHAKAAMFHGASKYEVMEALFVAMLVGGAPCLSAARRTIAFLKGEMDPMEFAGE encoded by the coding sequence ATGCCATACAAGGAGTTTGAAGTATTTACAAAGAGGACAGGATACGTACCACAGCTTCTGGAGCTTATCAAGGATACGGACCCGGAGATGTTCGAGACGATCTCCAAGCTCGACGAGGTCATCCTCAAGGATGGCGCAGTGTCGGAGAAGAATAAGCGCCTGATAGCGATGTGCATGTCCGCCCAGATGCAGTGTGAAAAGTGCGTCGACGTCCACGCGAAGGCCGCTATGTTCCACGGCGCGTCCAAGTACGAGGTCATGGAAGCCCTCTTCGTCGCCATGCTCGTGGGCGGGGCCCCGTGCCTGTCGGCGGCCAGAAGGACCATCGCCTTCCTGAAGGGCGAAATGGACCCGATGGAGTTCGCGGGCGAGTAA
- a CDS encoding MarR family transcriptional regulator — MAKEEFLKLMEIWVRILNKMDEADTRKRDYGTGGVLSPAEIHLVQAIGMNPGMNVTDMAKNMGVTKGAVSQMVKKLESKGLAVKYSSAGNEKEVLLKLTASGKVAQNGHDRYHAMLVNSVENSLGNLAEDEFLLLEKFLLAMEKCADEFDCAR; from the coding sequence ATGGCGAAAGAGGAATTCTTAAAGCTCATGGAGATCTGGGTCAGGATCCTCAACAAGATGGACGAGGCCGATACGCGAAAAAGAGATTACGGTACTGGCGGCGTCCTTTCTCCCGCGGAGATACATCTGGTCCAGGCCATTGGCATGAATCCGGGGATGAATGTCACCGATATGGCGAAAAATATGGGCGTGACAAAAGGAGCCGTCTCGCAGATGGTGAAAAAGCTGGAATCAAAAGGCCTGGCCGTTAAATATAGCAGCGCCGGTAACGAAAAAGAAGTCCTGTTAAAGCTAACCGCATCCGGCAAGGTCGCTCAAAACGGGCATGACCGATACCATGCGATGCTCGTTAATAGCGTGGAAAATTCGCTCGGCAACCTGGCCGAAGACGAGTTCCTGCTCCTCGAAAAGTTCCTCCTGGCCATGGAGAAATGCGCCGATGAATTTGATTGCGCAAGGTAA